One Falco peregrinus isolate bFalPer1 chromosome 6, bFalPer1.pri, whole genome shotgun sequence DNA segment encodes these proteins:
- the HYAL4 gene encoding LOW QUALITY PROTEIN: hyaluronidase-4 (The sequence of the model RefSeq protein was modified relative to this genomic sequence to represent the inferred CDS: inserted 4 bases in 4 codons; deleted 1 base in 1 codon; substituted 8 bases at 8 genomic stop codons): MGHCYGLFTFQPLAWLCIAPIQTSLAVKPAXPPVWESKPSIAAWNHXTDLRFLTYDVILNLKIXHMIGSPLAKARGQXTSQEVPVSGGLPXNFSLQTHLEKDGCDMNCYIPAKGFSALAVVVXEHWGVWLARNWDAKNVYRRKSRKLISKMEGSISANDVEYFIRVSSEESAKAFMKETIELGMKSRPKGLWGYYLYPDCHNYHFCDQNYAGSSPESEVLKNNELSWLXNSSAALYPSIGTKKPLGNSQNILHFSHFSQFWLDESIRISSVTSQDYALPIFVYTXLGYSDEPLLFVFMXYLINTIGESALGAAGILVWEDXNXTSSESNWTEVQKLIDSELGPYITTVTAAAELFSRHLCWDNAXCVLGQCKNLEGLGFWTDALEDQGFIVRREASNEDLQIMAETFVCHCYQGYEGTDCGQVKGANDHPGSSADCLTQKICSDLPASFASDASSLMTVLVKGLVSVS, encoded by the exons ATGGGACACTGTTATGGACTGTTCACTTTTCAGCCCCTGGCATGGCTGTGCATAGCACCCATCCAGACTTCCCTTGCTGTGAAACCAGCCTGACCACCAGTCTGGGAGAGCAAGCCGTCCATAGCTGCCTGGAACC TGACAGACCTGCGGTTCCTGACGTATGATGTCATACTGAACTTGAAAA TCCATATGATTGGAAGTCCATTAGCTAAAGCAAGAGGGC ACACATCTCAGGAAGTGCCTGTTAGCGGTGGCCTACCCTAGAACTTCAGTTTGCAAACTCATCTGGAAAAAGACGGCTGTGACATGAACTGTTACATCCCAGCTAAAGGCTTCAGTGCCTTAGCTGTTGTAGTCTGAGAGCACTGGGGAGTTTGGTTGGCCCGCAACTGGGATGCAAAAAATGTCTACAGAAGAAAATCCAGGAAACTCATAAGCAAAATGGAAGGGAGTATTTCAGCAAATGACGTTGAATATTTCATCAGAGTTTCCTCTGAAGAAAGTGCAAAAGCTTTTATGAAGGAAACAATTGAATTAGGAATGAAAAGCAGACCAAAGGGCCTGTGGGGATACTATTTATACCCTGACTGTCATAATTACCATTTCTGTGATCAGAACTACGCTGGTTCCAGCCCAGAGAGTGAAGTTCTGAAGAACAATGAACTTTCCTGGCTCTAGAACAGCAGTGCAGCCCTGTATCCTTCCATTGGCACTAAGAAACCCCTTGGAAAcagtcaa aatattttgcacttttctcacttttctcaGTTTTGGTTGGATGAATCCATAAGGATTTCCTCCGTGACATCCCAAGATTATGCTTTGCCGATATTTGTGTATACTTGACTAGGTTATAGCGATGAACCTTTATTATTTGTCTTTATG TAATATCTTATTAACACTATTGGAGAGAGtgccctgggagctgcaggcatTCTTGTTTGGGAAG TGAACTGAACTTCTTCAGAG AGCAATTGGACAGAAGTTCAAAAATTAATTGATTCTGAATTAGGGCCCTACATTACcactgtcacagcagcagctgagctgttcAGCAGGCACCTTTGTTGGGACAATGCATGATGTGTGTTGGGACAATGCAAGAACCTGGAGGGCCTCGGCTTCTGGACAGATGCCTTGGAGGATCAAGGATTTATTGTGAGAAGAGAAGCATCAAATGAAGATCTGCAAATCATGGCAGAGACATTTGTCTGCCACTGTTACCAGGGTTATGAAGGAACTGACTGTGGGCAAGTTAAAGGTGCTAATGACCATCCAGGGAGCTCTGCAGACTGTCTCACCCAGAAGATTTGCAGTGATCTGCCTGCTTCCTTTGCCTCTGATGCATCCTCACTAATGACTGTCTTAGTCAAAGGGCTGGTTTCAGTCAGTTAA
- the LOC101919451 gene encoding hyaluronidase-1-like, whose protein sequence is MDVWVKRLAVVALLTVVDAQLPKPARVPLVLHKPFMVVWNAPTEQCRLRYKVDLDLSVFDIASNTNETLSGSNVTIFYHTHLGYYPYYSDDGDPVNGGVPQNESLIKHLNKAKSDIDYCIPMKKFQGLAVIDWENWRPQWDRNWGNKSIYRNKSLEMVRRRHPQWSEHRIRKVAKEEFENAGKSFMNNTILLAEHMRPNGLWGYYLYPDCYNYDYKEHPQTYTGRCPAIESSRNDLLLWLWKESTALYPSIYLDYILKSSPNALKFVHYRVKEAIRVASIARKDYVLPVFVYSRPFYAYTFHVLTETDLVNTIGESAALGAAGVVLWGSMQYASSKDSCSTVKRYIDGPLGHYVINVTSAAKLCSKVLCKKNGRCIRQNSDSSAYLHLSPTNFKIRVRHSERGPRFQVTGEPSLENIEAMRQRFMCQCYQGWTGIFCELPDQRLMERWVHLVFSRSRKQKLYVFLLGAMQLLLLCTTH, encoded by the exons atGGATGTTTGGGTCAAACGGTTAGCAGTGGTGGCACTGCTTACCGTGGTTGACGCTCAGCTGCCGAAGCCAGCACGGGTCCCTTTGGTTCTGCACAAGCCTTTCATGGTTGTCTGGAACGCGCCAACTGAGCAGTGCAGGCTGCGGTACAAGGTAGACCTGGATCTCAGTGTTTTTGACATTGCATCCAACACCAATGAGACTTTGAGCGGATCCAATGTGACAATCTTTTATCACACTCATTTGGGATACTATCCCTACTACTCAGATGATGGAGACCCTGTCAATGGAGGGGTGCCCCAGAATGAAAGTCTTATCAAACACCTTAATAAAGCAAAGTCTGACATTGACTATTGCATACCCATGAAGAAATTTCAGGGACTTGCAGTCATTGACTGGGAAAACTGGAGGCCCCAGTGGGATAGGAACTGGGGCAATAAAAGCATTTATAGGAATAAATCTCTGGAGATGGTTAGGAGACGGCATCCTCAGTGGTCAGAGCACAGAATTAGGAAAGTGGCTAAAGAGGAATTTGAAAATGCTGGCAAGAGTTTTATGAACAACACCATCCTTCTGGCTGAGCATATGAGACCAAATGGTTTGTGGGGTTACTATCTCTACCCAGACTGCTACAACTATGATTACAAAGAACACCCCCAAACATACACAGGGAGATGCCCAGCCATTGAGTCTTCCCGCAATGACCTCCTGCTTTGGTTGTGGAAGGAAAGCACTGCTCTCTACCCTTCTATATACCTGGATTATATACTGAAGTCAAGTCCAAATGCACTAAAATTTGTTCACTATCGGGTTAAGGAGGCGATACGTGTTGCCTCAATTGCTAGAAAAGACTACGTTTTGCCTGTGTTTGTTTACTCCAGACCATTTTATGCCTATACTTTTCATGTTCTAACAGAG ACAGATCTGGTCAATACCATTGGTGAAAGTGCGGCTTTGGGAGCAGCCGGAGTTGTTCTGTGGGGCAGTATGCAATACGCCAGCTCAAAG GACAGCTGCTCAACGGTTAAACGGTACATTGACGGACCCTTAGGACATTATGTCATTAATGTGACTTCAGCAGCCAAACTCTGTAGCAAAGTCCTGTGCAAGAAGAATGGAAGATGTATCCGCCAAAACAGCGACTCTTCTGCTTACCTCCATTTGTCACCCACTAATTTTAAGATCCGAGTCCGTCACTCAGAGAGGGGCCCCAGGTTCCAGGTCACTGGTGAACCCAGCCTGGAGAATATTGAAGCCATGAGGCAGAGATTCATGTGTCAGTGTTACCAGGGCTGGACAGGAATATTTTGTGAATTGCCTGACCAAAGGCTAATGGAGCGCTGGGTTCACCTTGTGTTCAGTagatcaagaaaacaaaagctttatGTCTTTCTCTTAGGAGCCATGCAGCTTCTTCTGCTTTGCACCACACACTAA